The Pectobacterium sp. A5351 genome contains the following window.
CGCGCCGTCGATGTCCGGCTGGGTGAACAGCTCTGCGGCATTCGCTGCATTCACAGAACCGCCGTATTGGATGATCACTTGCTCAGCAACAGCGGCATCTTGCTTGGCGATATGGTCACGGATGAATTTGTGAACAGCCTGAGCCTGTGCTGGAGTTGCAGATTTGCCGGTACCGATAGCCCATACAGGTTCGTAGGCGATAACGGTGTTCTCAAACGCTTTCGCGCCCAGCGTGTTCAGTACGGCGTCCAGTTGGCGCGCACAGACGGCTTCTGTCTGGCCTGCTTCGTTTTCTGCTTCAGTTTCGCCAATGCACAGTACCGGAATCAGGCCCGCATCTTTCAGCACGCCAAATTTCTTCGCAATGAATTCATCGCTTTCTTTGTGGTAGGTGCGGCGCTCAGAGTGGCCGATGATGATGTATTTTGCGCCGATGTCTTTCAGCATGTCGGCAGAGGTTTCACCGGTGAAGGCACCAGAAAGGTTTACGTCTACGTTCTGCGCGCCCAGTGCGATGCGGCTGCCAGCCAGTTGGTGGTTAGCTTGATCGAGGTAGAGAGCAGGTGGTGCAATCGCTACGCCACAGCCGTCAACGGTGCTGAGCTCTTTACGCAGACCCGCGATCAGTTCGTTGACCATGTGAGTGCTGCCGTTCAGCTTCCAGTTACCCATAACTAATGGATGTCGCATCTTTTTTCCTCCAGCCGGAATCGCGAATGAATCAAGGCATTAATAAATAAAAGTTAATAAATCAATGTGTTGGTGAACCGACGCACAAATTTTACTGCCATCAGGCAATATGACCTGCCCACAGTATAGAGACGAAATGTGACCGTGGCTCTGTTTTTCGTCATGAATTACCGTGTTGATCACGGTTCAGATAGCGTTAGCTTAATCGGTTCAACAGCAAAAGTTAGCCCTTTTTCGCCATCATCTGCAACAACATAACGCAAGGCGCCTTCCGTTTGCGGATAAAAGCGCTTTCCTTTGCCTTTTTCCAGCAGTTCGGTGACTTTTTTCACGCTCTGTTCTTCCGTTAGCGACGGGGCGAACGTGCGTGCCAGCGCAGCCATATAGTCGATGGCCTGCTTACGACGCGCCGCAGTTTCTTGCTCACTCTGCGGCTGTGGTCGCCAGGTAATTTGCAGCGTTTTGATTTTCCCGGTGCCTTTTTCCAGCGCGGTTGAGGCATAGAGGTGGTCGTTGATTCGGCTGGCGGCACGGGTCAGCATACTGGTGATATTACCGGTGTCGACAACCCGAAATTCACCGATCGGCAGCGTCGGATTGCTCAGGTTGTAGCGGGAACGGAACTGCGTGATGGTTTGATCGAAGGTTGGGGCACCGGCCAGCAGGTACGGCGCATTGGCTGAGGTTTTGGGCGGGAACGTCGGATCGGCGCCCGCGTGAGTCTGGTACAGCACCAGCGATGATAAAACCAAAAGTGAAGCGATGCGTTTTCGTGTCATAGGGATTCGGGTCAGCCACTTCAGAAGATGTTCAGGCCAATAACGGCGTAATACGTTTGATTAAAGCGGCATTTGTACGTCGTTGTCAAAACAAGTACGTCGTTGTCAAAATAAGTACGTCGTTGTGAGAAATCGCACGTGGCTGACAAAAATCGCGTAAAGATTGCGGGCAACTGTCTAGGTTGAGGTAAAATCAGCCAGAACAAAATACCGATTCATTCGGTCAGACAGGCCGATAATTCAGGGCGTTATCGTTAATGACATTACAGCAGTGGTGCTTCTCGTTTAAAGGCCGAGTCGGTCGTCGTGATTTCTGGCTTTGGATGGCCATTTGGGTTGCCCTGATGGCGGTGCTGTTTACGCTATCCGGCCAACGCTGGCTGGATACGCAATCGACGGCGTTTGGTTTGGTGGTATTGCTGTGGCCGACGGCGGCCATTATGGTGAAACGACTGCACGACCGCAATAAGAGCGGCTGGTGGGCGCTGCTGTTAGTGGTTGCATGGATGCTGGCTTCGGGGAACTGGACGATGTTTTCCGCCGTTTGGCAGTGGGGAATTGGTCGTTTCCTGCCGATCCTGATTGTCGTGATGACGCTGCTCGACTGCGGCGTTTTTCTCGGCACAAAAGGGGAAAACCGCTTTGGCGTAGAGGCGGAACCGTTTCGCTTCCGCCGCTAGTTAAAACAACCGACTGTTTACCAATAGTTTTCAGCGGTCATATGACCGGGTCTGCGGCGCAGGTGCTTGGTCATTTGCCGTTCTTCTTTCAGCAACAGCTGGGTATCACGCACCATCTGCGGGTTGCCGCACAGCATGACGTGGCTGGTTGCAGCATCCATCGGCAAGCCCACGGCAGCTTCCAGCGAACCGTTGCTGATAAGCTGAGGAATGCGGCCTGTCAGCGAGCCCGTTTCCTCTTCCCGGCTGACTACCGTCTGAATACGCAGCTTGCCGTGGTAGCGCTGCTGTAATTGTTGCATCAGCGGCAGATAGCTCAGATCGCGTGAGAATCGGGCGGCGTGAACCAGCACGATGTTCTTAAAGCGTTCCAGATCCTTACCTTCCTGAAGAATCGACAGGTACGGGCCAATGCCTGTGCCTGTTGCCAGCATCCACAGCGTTTCACAATCAGGAATTTCTTCCAGCACGAAAAACCCAGCGGCTTCTTTGACGATCATGACGTCTGAACCGGGTTGTAGCGCATGCAGACGGGGGCTGAGCTTGCCTTCCGGCACGGTGACCAGATAGAACTCAAGCGTGGGATCGCTAGGCGCATTCACATAGGAATACGCACGCTGCACTTTCTCTCCCTCAATCTCCAGCGCCAGCTTGCCATACTGCCCAGCAGTGAATGCATCGGTGGGCGCGTGAACCCGAATGCTAAACAGACTTTCTGTCCAGTTTTCCACCTGAATCACTTTGCCTGTCACCCATTCAGCCATATTTTTCTGCTCCTGTTGTACCCGTCATACTTCAAGCTGCATGTGCGTTGGCAATACTCGGCTCATCTCTGAGCCTCGCCCTGAGGGGCCGCCGCAAGCGGCGTTCAAATTGGCTAAGCCAATTTGTCCTTACTCGCCCCAGTCACTTACTTGAGTAAGCTCCTGGGGACTCGCGCGATTGCCGCCTTCCTGCAACTCGAATTATTTAGGGTATCGACGCCACTATATTTGTGCGTCTACGATACGCTATTTATTAACAACTGTGAAACAATCAGTCAGCCGGGTAATCGGTTGTTACAGCAAAAACTCGTGCAGAGTGCGATCCTTGCGATCCAGATAGTGCGTCGATTTAATCCGGCGGATCGTACGGGATTTACCGCGGATCAGCAGCGTTTCTGTGGTAGCCATGTTGCCTTTACGCGCGATCCCGTCCAGTAAATCGCCTTTGGTGATGCCGGTCGCGGAGAAAATCACATTATCGTTACGCGCCATGTCATCAAGCTTGAGAACGCCGCCGGCTTCGATGCCCATTTGTCGGCAGCGTGCCAGCTCATCTTCACCGATACGGCGGTTTTCGGCGTTATCACCTTTGACCTGATGACGTGCCAGCAAACGTCCTTGCATGTCGCCATCAAGCGCGCGAATGACGGCCGCCGAGATTACGCCTTCTGGTGCACCACCGATGCCGTACAGCACGTCAACTTCGCTCTCCGGCATGCAGGTGAGAATGGAGGCGGCCACGTCGCCGTCTGGAATCGCGAACACTTTCACGCCCAACTGCTGCATTTCCGCGATGCAGGCATCGTGACGCGGTTTAGCCAGCGTAATCACCGTTAACTGGCTGAGTGGTTTGCCCAGCTTGATCGCGACATTGCGTAGGTTGTCCGCCAGCGGCAGGTTGAGGTCAATTGCGCCTTTCGCGTCGGGCCCGACGATCAGTTTTTCCATGTACATGTCTGGCGCGTGCAGAAATGCGCCTTTTTCACCGACAGCCAGCACGGCCAGTGCATTCGCCTGACCCATTGCCGTCATCCGCGTGCCTTCAATCGGGTCGACGGCAATGTCCACGGCATCGCCCTGACCGGTGCCGACCTGCTCACCGATGAATAGCATCGGCGCTTCGTCGATTTCCCCTTCGCCGATGACAATCTGGCCGTTGATATTGACCTGGTTCAGCATGATGCGCATCGCCTGTACGGCAGCATTGTCGGCGGCATTTTTGTCGCCACGGCCTAACCACTTATAGCCAGCCAGCGCGGCTGCTTCGGTGACGCGTGAGAACTCAATGGCTAATTCACGTTTCATAAATACCTGTCTGTTGTCGATCGGGAAAGGAAGAGATGTGGCAGCGATTTTATCACAACGGGAGAAGGGCGATTGAGCGAGATGAAAAAACGGGCGCGACAGGCGTGCCCGTTGTTGATGGATTAGTGGATGGATTACGC
Protein-coding sequences here:
- a CDS encoding YiiQ family protein, with the translated sequence MTRKRIASLLVLSSLVLYQTHAGADPTFPPKTSANAPYLLAGAPTFDQTITQFRSRYNLSNPTLPIGEFRVVDTGNITSMLTRAASRINDHLYASTALEKGTGKIKTLQITWRPQPQSEQETAARRKQAIDYMAALARTFAPSLTEEQSVKKVTELLEKGKGKRFYPQTEGALRYVVADDGEKGLTFAVEPIKLTLSEP
- the tpiA gene encoding triose-phosphate isomerase is translated as MRHPLVMGNWKLNGSTHMVNELIAGLRKELSTVDGCGVAIAPPALYLDQANHQLAGSRIALGAQNVDVNLSGAFTGETSADMLKDIGAKYIIIGHSERRTYHKESDEFIAKKFGVLKDAGLIPVLCIGETEAENEAGQTEAVCARQLDAVLNTLGAKAFENTVIAYEPVWAIGTGKSATPAQAQAVHKFIRDHIAKQDAAVAEQVIIQYGGSVNAANAAELFTQPDIDGALVGGASLKADAFAVIVKAAADAKRG
- the fpr gene encoding ferredoxin--NADP(+) reductase, translating into MAEWVTGKVIQVENWTESLFSIRVHAPTDAFTAGQYGKLALEIEGEKVQRAYSYVNAPSDPTLEFYLVTVPEGKLSPRLHALQPGSDVMIVKEAAGFFVLEEIPDCETLWMLATGTGIGPYLSILQEGKDLERFKNIVLVHAARFSRDLSYLPLMQQLQQRYHGKLRIQTVVSREEETGSLTGRIPQLISNGSLEAAVGLPMDAATSHVMLCGNPQMVRDTQLLLKEERQMTKHLRRRPGHMTAENYW
- the glpX gene encoding class II fructose-bisphosphatase; translation: MKRELAIEFSRVTEAAALAGYKWLGRGDKNAADNAAVQAMRIMLNQVNINGQIVIGEGEIDEAPMLFIGEQVGTGQGDAVDIAVDPIEGTRMTAMGQANALAVLAVGEKGAFLHAPDMYMEKLIVGPDAKGAIDLNLPLADNLRNVAIKLGKPLSQLTVITLAKPRHDACIAEMQQLGVKVFAIPDGDVAASILTCMPESEVDVLYGIGGAPEGVISAAVIRALDGDMQGRLLARHQVKGDNAENRRIGEDELARCRQMGIEAGGVLKLDDMARNDNVIFSATGITKGDLLDGIARKGNMATTETLLIRGKSRTIRRIKSTHYLDRKDRTLHEFLL
- a CDS encoding DUF805 domain-containing protein, whose translation is MTLQQWCFSFKGRVGRRDFWLWMAIWVALMAVLFTLSGQRWLDTQSTAFGLVVLLWPTAAIMVKRLHDRNKSGWWALLLVVAWMLASGNWTMFSAVWQWGIGRFLPILIVVMTLLDCGVFLGTKGENRFGVEAEPFRFRR